The Setaria italica strain Yugu1 chromosome IX, Setaria_italica_v2.0, whole genome shotgun sequence genome has a window encoding:
- the LOC101774482 gene encoding uncharacterized protein LOC101774482: MASMTTMEKLLLFHKLESDLFHRLVHDLAQDPAAMRWVIALWLWLESVGHHNFIRRVAALPGPVVLRFVEEAVACLRCLAGQCQAATADVEDGRGKRLPCTNALLTEPIDDAGYFQSHREILDGVTHYYRSVCLAVCNVNNSTTCMPNNTAGVPVAPPMVSSPIHTTPRVAPLPLNPMAASFPLNPMATPWIPMQSPLMEAPWIPMQSPLPDDYRSLFITFSKGYPISREDIMEFFDSVFGPCVETVMVEKVAPGQQPVYGRVILRSAAMIPVVLDGRQTAKFMIKGKHLWARIYIPSSRLSYP; this comes from the exons GCCAGCATGACCACCATGGAGAAGCTACTCCTCTTCCACAAGCTCGAGAGCGACTTGTTCCACCGCCTAGTGCACGACCTCGCCCAAGACCCAGCGGCCATGAGGTGGGTGATCGCGCTTTGGCTCTGGCTCGAGTCCGTTGGCCACCACAACTTCATCCGCCGTGTCGCGGCGCTGCCAGGCCCCGTTGTGCTACGGTTCGTTGAGGAGGCAGTCGCATGCCTTCGCTGTCTTGCTGGCCAATGCCAGGCGGCCACGGCTGATGTTGAAGATGGACGCGGCAAGCGCCTACCCTGCACAAACGCGCTCCTAACAGAGCCCATCGACGATGCGGGTTACTTCCAAAGTCATCGCGAGATCTTGGATGGCGTCACCCACTATTACAGGAGTGTTTGCCTCGCCGTTTGCAATGTCAACAACAGCACCACTTGCATGCCCAACAACACAGCCGGTGTGCCTGTTGCCCCACCGATGGTAAGCTCCCCTATCCATACCACCCCGAGGGTGGCACCCTTGCCACTAAACCCAATGGCAGCATCCTTCCCACTGAACCCCATGGCGACCCCATGGATCCCGATGCAAAGCCCATTGATGGAAGCCCCATGGATCCCGATGCAAAGCCCATTACCGGACGACTACCGATCCCTCTTCATCACCTTCTCCAAAGGCTACCCCATCAGCAGGGAGGATATCATGGAGTTCTTCGACTC GGTGTTTGGGCCTTGCGTGGAAACGGTGATGGTTGAGAAGGTGGCGCCGGGGCAGCAGCCGGTGTACGGGCGGGTGATCCTGCGCAGCGCGGCGATGATCCCAGTGGTGCTGGATGGGCGGCAGACAGCCAAGTTCATGATCAAAGGCAAGCACCTCTGGGCCAGGATCTACATCCCCAGCTCCAGGCTCTCCTACCCCTGA
- the LOC101780932 gene encoding 8-amino-7-oxononanoate synthase gives MAQWDALVDAALARLEARSLLRATRPIALAPPPAAPETFAGPGPWDRAAVEIRFDRDTLHQWLAEGGETGEQEEKLDGNLILFSGNDYMGLSSHPAVREAAVKAAQEYGMGPRGSALICGYTTYHKLVEESLAELKRKEDCLLCPTGFSANMAVMTALGSISSLLAAGRKPAEDERIAIFSDALNHASIIDGIRLLERQQEAVVFVYKHCDMFHLDFLLSSCSMEKKVVVTDSLFSMDGDFAPFPELVKLRRKYGFLLVIDDAHGTLVCGENGGGAAELFECENDIDISVGTLSKAAGCQGGFIACSTRWKNLIQSRGRSFIFSTALPVPVVASVHAALYVSRKERWRRSAVWRHVQYFASLTKVDITSPIISIVVGSEEAALRAGRHLLRSGFHVTPIRPPTVPPNSCRLRVTLSASHSSDDIKRLVDALTPWLPDKYAEQTYATLSKL, from the exons ATGGCGCAGTgggacgcgctggtggacgccGCGCTCGCGAGGCTGGAGGCCAGGAGCCTGCTGCGTGCCACGCGCCCCATCGcactcgcgccgccgcccgccgccccggaGACCTTCGCCGGCCCGGGGCCCTGggaccgcgccgccgtcgagatcCGGTTCGACCGCGACACGCTCCACCAATGGCTCGCTGAAG GTGGTGAGACGGGTGAGCAGGAAGAGAAGCTGGACGGGAATCTGATTCTTTTCTCCGGGAATGACTACATGGGCCTCAGCTCGCATCCGGCAGTCCGCGAGGCTGCAGTGAAG GCAGCGCAAGAGTATGGCATGGGGCCAAGAGGCTCTGCGTTGATATGTGGATATACTACTTATCACAAATTGGTGGAAGAATCATTGGCAGAGCTGAAGAGAAAGGAG GATTGCCTTCTTTGCCCCACTGGATTTTCCGCCAACATGGCTGTGATGACAGCCCTGGGGAGTATCAGCTCTCTTTTGGCTGCTGGGAGAAAACCTGCAGAGGATGAGAGAATCGCAATCTTCTCAGATGCACTGAACCATGCTTCAATCATTGATGGGATTCGCCTTTTGGAGCGACAGCAAGAAGCGGTAGTGTTTGTTTACAAGCACTGTGACATGTTCCATCTTGATTTCCTGCT GTCCAGTTGCTCAATGGAGAAGAAAGTTGTTGTCACAGATAG CCTGTTCAGCATGGATGGTGATTTTGCTCCATTCCCTGAACTTGTCAAATTACGCAGAAAGTATGGGTTTTTGTTGGTCATCGATGAT GCTCATGGGACACTTGTTTGTGGTGAGAATGGTGGTGGTGCAGCTGAACTGTTTGAATgtgaaaatgacattgacatTAGTGTTGGCACCTTAAGCAAAGCTGCTGGCTGCCAAGGTGGTTTTATAGCATGCAG CACTAGATGGAAGAATTTGATTCAATCACGAGGTCGCTCATTCATATTTTCGACTGCTTTGCCAGTGCCAGTAGTTGCTTCTGTGCACG CGGCCCTTTATGTCTCAAGGAAGGAGAGATGGCGAAGATCAGCAGTCTGGAGGCATGTGCAGTATTTTGCATCTTTGACCAAAGTCGACATAACTAGCCCCATAATATCCATTGTAGTTGGAAGTGAAGAAGCAGCACTTAGGGCTGGCAG GCATTTGCTAAGATCTGGATTTCATGTTACACCAATCCGACCACCCACAGTGCCACCTAACTCCTGCAG GTTACGAGTTACTCTTAGCGCTTCTCATTCCTCAGATGATATCAAAAGGCTGGTTGATGCACTCACACCCTGGCTTCCTGACAAATATGCTGAGCAGACTTACGCTACGTTGTCAAAACTCTAA